The Tenrec ecaudatus isolate mTenEca1 chromosome 4, mTenEca1.hap1, whole genome shotgun sequence region GTATCTAATGCTTTTACCTAAACAACAGTCAGCGAGGGCTTCAATTTCTCCTCATACTTTTAGTGAATGCTTTTGATCATTGATATTTTAAATGGAGTAAAGGGATATTTTATGATACCACCATTAGCTCTgtgtagaaagatgaggcagtctgcttccatacaaaTTCACAGCCATGGGAACTCTATAGAAGGATGCTTAATGACAGAGTGGGTACACGTTGGGTCGCTAATCCCAAGTTCGGCAGTTCaagccaccaacagctccacaggACTATGACAagtttttctattcctgtaaagttaccgtctccaaaactcacagaggcactgctaacctgtcctgaagggtcacttTCGGAATGAAATGACTCCATGGAAGTAAATAAGCagtggtcagaattgactccaaggcagttgattttttagaaatataaacaatattaaTTTCCAGAAAAAGTCAAATGGATATAAGGGAATATAATTCAGTAACCCAACAAACAGATCTAAATATTATCAGAGAAAGAACTGTCCTGTATCATTTAATTTCCTTTCCAATCCTGTGACATATGTTTTCCCATTAAAAGATCACTCTTCTAAGGATAAAATTGGTCATTTAGTTATTTTTATCATGAAGTTTGTTATTCCAGAACAATTCTATTGCTTACTCAAGGGATACAAATTCTTCTTGCTTTTCTGTTCCTAAAGAGTGTTAGTAAGTTTTCTCCTTGGGGAAATTCCCTACAGCttaaagaagactttaaaaagctGGTATACAACCCAAACATATAAGATTTAGGAACAAACATTTACTGAAAGCAGATCAATTCTACAGGGAAGACgaaatatttttcatcatttacaaaataatataaaaggtGGAATTTTGAATCTCTAATACTAAGACATATGCCTTAGTATTTAACTTCCATACAAATGATTCTAGTTAATGATACCTATAATGAATAGTGAAAAACATGTTcctgaaaatatatataaaagagaagagaagagacagCATATTTATATCATTAGGAGTGCCAAGTCATACACTTGCtttagtgttttctttttttgttctgttttagtaTTTTCTTTGAAGATGAAAATAGGAGTAATATAATAAGATGCTTTATCTGaacattaaataaatgtttaactAATCAATGAAGTGTCAACCAAATGTGGGTAAATGCTATTTCTGAAGTACAATTCCTTTCTCTTGAACAGATATAAATTGATTTGACTACAGAAGGCATTAAACTATTTCAAAAGGGTATGGTGTTTTTaagcagcttgcatttgaaagatAATTAAGGTGTGTGAAGAAGTTTTTTGCATTTTGATAGAAAATGATGATTccagaataataaaaaatatataatggaAGTGCAAAATGGTCAGGACAATATCTTCAATTACAGAATCAGAGAAATAAGGGCCTGGATTATCACTGTGCTGGTGTGGCTTAGCACAGCTACTTTTTTGGTGGTGCTCAATTCTCACATCTTGTTTAGTTTTAAATTCCCTCTCCAGCTTGCATAGGATAATTAGTCTACACTTGACTCTGATGTCTTGGATTCATTGAGGAACTCTCAGAGTGTAATGACTAAGCTCTGAGCTGATAGCTCCAAGGTCTGCACTTGAACCCACTATGGCTGCCCCAGAGGAGGATGACAGTCGGCTTCTCTGAAAACCAGAACCAGGTAAGCAATGGGCCATTCTCATCTGTTCTATAtgttcactgtgaatcagaatcaaatcaaGAGAGGTTTGGTTTTCAAAGGCAGATTATTTTATTCTTGTATCTGCTACTGAATGTATTCTTGGTAATAGATTCTTTAATTAATTCTCTGGAACTTGATTATATGTTTTCCACATTTACTCACAAGTTTTATTTACTCGCATTGTGATTTTTCCTAACTACCTATTTCCAGTTTTTTCTCTGAGTTTTTTCTGtaatattttaatttgctttcCATGAATTCCTGAAtgatatagaggaaagaaaggagagaTAAAAGGTCAACAGAATTATAGATAAAAGGAAATGCAGACAAATGTTAACTTTTATGAGTCCCAAATAATAAATCTATGCATATTTTATTGATGTTGAATCATTACCATTGTATTACTCTAATTAAATATATCATAAATTATACTAGTATACTCTTTGTGTGTGTATCCTCAAGGGATATACACaaattttcttgatatgaatgtTTATAAACAATGCAATTTTATTCTGGACTTTTATAAAAATCAAATCACGCTTTCAGTCTTCAGCCCCACACATATGAAGGTAATTACTCTCCATCTGAGAAAAATCTTCCACATGGATCCCTGAGGAACATGTTAGAGAAACCAAAATATTTCTTTCCTCTCCttccaacagtattttaaatgtgGTTATCTTAATTCTTAAAGTATAAGGTCTTATGCAGCAATTGGTATTTAagaaatataaattatttatagAAGTCTGATTGAAACCCTGCTTTATGTGCTAAGTGTTCACATTTCATTAATCTTGTTAATTACACTGAAATCAGCTTCAAGTAAGACCATCTTGATGATTGTTTATATACTCTAGTCCATTGTTGTGGTTAAGGTATATATTAGGTGTCTTCAGCTTTATGAACTTTGTAATTGAAACACAAAcaatttaaatccaccagcttACATTGCCAAAAAGAGATTTGACTGTCTGCTAGTTTACAGAGTACAGTCTAGGATTTCCTACAGGGTCATTCTACTCTGTGatcggtcactgtgagtcagaattctctCAGTCATAAAGGATTGGGTTGAGTTGGGTCCAGACTCAGTGAACTACTTTTAACACTCTAACAAATTATATTCTGCAATGaaccataaagatcaaacacaacATTCTTTGACTAAAgaaaaaagaagtaaaaatcCTAAAATAGCACTCCTAAATAAGGTGAATCTGATGTTTGATTGTGTTTCATTCAAGGAGTTTTGATTTGCTTTAGATAAAAGTGTCCCGTTCAATCCCCCTCCCCAATGCACTTTTCTTTATTCATGCTTCTTTAATGAGAGTCTGGAATATAGAAGAAATaggtaaattaaaaataaatgcatataCAAATACTACATTGTGGATAACATGTATGTGTTTTTTAGCAATAACGAGATGTAACAAATGCATTAGCAATTATTGGGTGATAGTCCTTTTATAGTTATTTTGAGACTTCATAATATATGAAAATGATCATGATTTCTTTTGCGCAGGAATATGTCCCAAATATCACCCAATGACTTTTTGGAGCTAACGATCATAGAAATAGAGAAAgtgtaaaaaacaaaatcaggTCACTTCCACCTTATAGTGCACTTGAGCAGAGCACTGACTGAgagggctttcaaggctgtgacatTCAAGAAttacactgccacatcttcctctcagggagcagctgctgggtacaCACCTGTGACCTTGAGTTTAGAAGTCAGGTCTTTAATCACTTTACCAGCAGTATTTCACTAACAAAAGAGCATCTTAAAATTGTAACTAAGTTAAATCTTGAAAAACCATAACAGTGCTATAATAAACTTCAAAGTAAAAATGGACAACCATTTGAAAAAAttaggtaaaaataaaataacaacacctGTTTTTGTTTACAAATAAAGGGCATAATTTGTTCCGAAGATCATCTCCTCCTTTGCTCACTACTCTTCAAGAAGTGCCAATACAAACAAACTCGAGGCTGACTCCGAGCGACTCTGTAGGATATGTCaggcctgccctgtgggttttcaatacTGTAGTTCTGGATGGGGGAGAGCACCCTGCCTTTCTCCGATAGAGAAATGCCAATAGTGTGGAATAACTAATAGAAGAGAGCATATAAAGACTTTGGGTCTTTAAAAACTGCCTTCCAAGAGAGCTTGGACTGAATATATACATTATCCTGTTTTCTAATCATTTGAGAATATTTTAATAGTAAATATTTCCACACagggtttctttttaatttaatccAATCATGCAAAGTAAATGTTGTGGTTCTTATTTTATAATAGTTGATCATAAGGAAAATGTTCATGAATATTCAGGGAAAAGATTCTTGTGTGTATATTAAAACCATGTTTTTGAACACTAAAGTTTACATTTCTTTGGTATTGGGAATTGTCAAATAGATGTCAATTGTTGAGAATCACTTACATTGAccacttttccttttctttcttttttttgaatgctattttgttttatttaatatgGCAAGTTtagccaataaataaataaaaccaccaCTTCCTTttattagagataaaattacaggcATGGGGTCTCAACTACTGTGTCACTGCCTATCTCATCTCCAGAAGGAAGTAAGGGTCCAGTGATAAACTCCTTATCTTCTATGTGGGAAAGCCAGTTTGATTCTCTGCAAATTCACCCGAAATGGAAACATTGCCCATAAGTCAGTGGAGAATTTGGGTCCAcagtgatgctgaacaggtttcaccaTCCCTTCAGGCCTAAGCTAGACTAGGCAGCAGTTGTGGTGGCCTATTTGCAAAAATAAACTGGTGGAAAACTTtgtggatcacaatggtctaATCCCAAAATGCATGGAGTTTCCATTAGTTGAAATCCAACTCAAAGGAGGTCAACAATAGCATCACTGACTGGGAAGTTATTATCCAGTTCTAAAAAATAACAACGAAGATCTAATTGGGTGTGCTCTCTTTTCAGAGGCTATCAGGATATTGCACCCAATCTGGTGGGAGTCACTGAAATGTCAGTTTTGCCGTCAGCACTGGAGTCAGACAGGATTCCTTTGAAAAATTGGACTGAAGTCACCATGTTTACACTGTTGGGCTTCACGGATGATTTTGAGCTTCAAGTttatctctttttactctttcttgCTATTTATATTTTTACCCTGGTGGGGAATTTTGGACTGGTTATATTAGTTATGGTGGATTCACGACTGCACAATCCCATGTACTATTTTTTGAGTGTCTTATCTGTGTTAGACGCCTGCTATTCCACAGTTGTCACCCCCAAAATGCTGGTCAATTTCCTGGCAGAGGATAAATCCATTTCCTTCAGTGGATGTGCAGCACAGATGTTGCTCTTTgtcactctggggaccacagagtgCTTTCTCTTGGCAGCAATGGCTTATGATCGCTACGTAGCCATCTACAACCCACTTCTGTATGCGGTTCACATGTCACCCAGAGTCTATGTGCCACTCATCACTGCGTCGTATGTTGCTGGTGTTCTGCATGGCACTCTGCACACAGTCGCCACTTTCAGCCTCTCCTTCTGTGCATCCAGTGAAATTAGACATGTCTTTTGTGATATGCCCGCACTTCTTGCCATCTCCTGTTCTGACACATACATCAACCACCTTCTACTGTTCTACTTTGTGGGTTCTATTGAGATAGTCACCATCTTGATTGTCTTgatttcctactttttcattctgTTGGCCAGTCTGAGGATGCGCTCTGCTGAAGGACGACGGAAAGTCTTCTCCACTTGTGGTGCTCACCTAACTGGGGTGTCCATTTATCATGGGACAATCTTGTTCTCATATATGCGACCAAGTTCTAGCTATGATTCGAATCATGACATGATAGTGTCTATATTTTACACCATTGTGATCCCCATGTTGAACCCCATTATTTACAGTTTAAGAAACAAAGATGTAAAAGAAGCAACGAAAAAACTGTTTGAGAAACTTTGGTTTAtaaataaagcacatttttagGATTGTCTAAACCATgggttcttaacctgtgagtcgtgaccacattgggggtcgaacaatcctttcactggggtttcctgattcataacagtagcaatagtagttctgaagtagtaacaaaaataatcttatggtttggggtcaccacaccatgaggaattgtattaatggGTTGCAGgaataggaagattgagaaccacttgtCTTAATTTAGAGTACTGTTGAATATTAGGTCAAATTCAAAATTTATGAACAATTGTCTGTATTTTAGTTAATAATATCCCTATATTCTCTAATATTTCTAAGTGTAACATTAATCAACCATCCATGGCAGAATTTTATGTGTTGATAAACTGCATCATTTATTAACCTATATGATTATTTATAATTGACCCTCAACAATTGATGCTTGTTTATTTCTATGATTAATATAGGTGTGACTTGATTTTCATTTACCAAATAGGATCCCAAGTATTAGAAATGATTCAATGACAGGTTGTTTAGAAAAGTTTAATGAATACTTATGATAAAAACATAAAGGATTCAAATCAATAAACCAAGTTTTGGCAAAACAAATATAGTACATTAAAATGAAAATGCAGAAGGATATAAGTAGATTAAAAAGAATAAACTTGAAGAAGTGatacaggaaataaagaaatgtAATAAAACTGTATTAATAAATTCATCTGGCAGGAAAAATTTTAATAAGCTTTATTACTAATACTACAATGTAAGAAGGGGTCTGACAATTGTCCTCATATTAATGGGATGATAAGAACATAAGTCCTCATACATATTAATGGGATGATAAGAACATAAATTTCTTTTTATTAAGATATttgaaatgaaataaatattCTGCAGAGCTTCaaaccagaaaaaaagaaaaagcaaataggTAATCTTTTAGTGGAAATGCATCTGTCCTTTCAAAATTTTGTAAACATTATGCTATTTCTGAGAAAGTGGGGTACAGTGAAGACAGAATCCTTTGAACTGTCAGAAGGAGTGACTGGAAATTACCCCCTGGATCCACATCCAAGATAGTAAACCAGAGCCTTAGCAAGGGGAGGATTTGCCAACACAGTGGTGTCATTTGGGTTGGTGTGATACATCACCCAGTGGGTAACTGGGCAGCCCCCATACTAGCAGAAGCAGAGTGAATTTCTCCTCCAGGGTCAGATGCACAGGAAAGGAGTGTAGGGTatagcctctgtgtgtgtgtgtgtgtgtgtgtgtgtgtgtgtgtgtgtgtgtggtgtgtccaGGAGGGCATGCCAGAGCCAGAAGGCGCAGGGCTGATCCCCCCACTAGAAGCAGTCTGCCAGTGGAAACACAAATGAGAGGTGTCACCTTAAGTGACTAAACTGTTCtctaggaataaaaatgagagtcTCCTCCATTCTTTTAGAGATACTGCTGCTTAGAAATCTCAGGTAATTAGAGGTGCTCTGGCTCAATTGTTTTATGACATTAGTTTTTCCTCATTGAAGCTTTTAGATTTTTTAACTTTCCCTCATTTTTCtacatttttttgctttttatttttaataagcatCCTCTCGTACTACCACTACATCCCATTCTATAATCTGCAACCCTAAATTGCTCTGGAGTTACTCAGACTCCCCATCTCCCTCAGGTTTTAGAGGCAGTGAAATTAGGCATAAGGATAAGAGAGTGGGTAAAAGGGCGATGTGATCAGAAGGGGAAAATCCATCATATGTGTTCTGCAGGGATGTCCCCTggccctttcctttcctttcccttcTGCCCCCATGCAGCTCCCCAGGGCTCATGGAGCAGTACAATATTGGTGCATACAGCTAAAATCAGTAAAGATGGATGAATATCTTACCAGTGCAGGAGACAAACAGTGTATTCTTTGCTTCAGACataaaggcagatagatatattaCAGGTGACCTCATACATTTATCTTTGAATTCACCCTAATATTTGGAAAATCTGAGTCATTTCAAGGCAGAATGCATTCTAGGGATAATGTCCTCTATGAAAATTCCCAAATGCAGGTACAGGTTGTGAAAACTTTCTCAAACATAAAACCTCCCCTAGGATGCCTGAAAAGAACCTTGTATGCCTATCAGTCTGTATTACACCTGATAAAGACACtatttccaccacttgtctgtgagGTTTGCCATAGTGTGGTGTCTTTAATGTTGTTTTGATGCTGGAGATTTTAATACTATATTTCCAATGTCACTCTTGTTTGACAAGTTTCAGCATAACTTCCAGACAAAGTTAACCTGAGAAGAGCGGTAGTACCACTTCAAAATGAAAAACATTCATTAAAAACATTATGTATAATaatgcaatatatgacaaaataataataatttatgaatgatgaagggttcatgaggtagggggtttagggagggaggggcaaatgagcagcagatattaagggctcaagtagaaggaaaatgttttgagaatgattatagcagcaaatatacatatgttcttgacacatggatgtatgtatggattgtgataagaactgtatgagcccccaataaaatgattaaaaaataatattgggAGCTTCTCTGATATGACACTGGTAGATAACCCCATCAGGTataaaggcactcaaaatatgtgtGACTAGAAGGACATACCATGCCAAAGCAGACCCAAATTTAATACAGCAGTTGAGCAATTTGTTTGTGACCTTCATTTGATGATTTGTCACAATgttaataaacaaaaacaatttaaaaaacccATCAGTAATTAGTCATAAAAGTTACCAAAAATGAATGTAAGCATCTGCAAATAGCCATTAGCAATATTATATGGAATATAGAAACATCAAAGAaatgaagaatgaaatgaaaatttGGAGTTGAAATGGACcgttattggctattttgaattggACAATGGCATAAATTACTATGCTAACAATGATAAATTCAAGGAAATGGCATCATTAGAAAGAACatatcaagatctatcttgagatAAGTTGCTGTCACTTAAAGGAAAATATCCATATTATCTACAACAAGACATCTACAAATCAAAAGCtaaagtaaaaaaattaaaacaaaaattgaaTAATTTCGCAACTTCtggagtctgaaattgatcaaacatgcaattaaaagAATTCATGATTCTTAATTGATTGAAATGAAAAAGttgaaagcaaggcagaatcagCAGTGGGAAACTATGGCCGTGATGATAGAAATACCACCAGAGATgtgatgatagaattttgcaagatcaacaactcATTCATTTCAAATAACTATGTTCAACAACTGCGACATAAAGGACATCTATACACATTTATCTTGCTAGTTGAAATTCACAAGAAACAAATTGTTTTTATCAGTGAGATGTAATGATGGAGAAACCCAAAATCATTAGCCAAGACAAAATTAGGGACAGACAATGAAACAGATAACCAACTGGATATTACAAATTTAAGTTGAATCCAGAGAAAATGACCTTGAGTATACTCAATCTcaatttagaaaccatctcacGAACACAGtttacacattgaacacaaaaaaCCAGAGACCACATGAGCTCTGTGATGGTATGAAATATGTCACACAAAAAGATGATCAAGACACAACAATGCAACAAAAAGtacaaaagtggatgtcagaagagactctgaaacttgatttAAAATGTAGACTAGCATTAGAATGTGTATACAATAACAAAGT contains the following coding sequences:
- the LOC142446420 gene encoding olfactory receptor 5T1-like; translated protein: MSVLPSALESDRIPLKNWTEVTMFTLLGFTDDFELQVYLFLLFLAIYIFTLVGNFGLVILVMVDSRLHNPMYYFLSVLSVLDACYSTVVTPKMLVNFLAEDKSISFSGCAAQMLLFVTLGTTECFLLAAMAYDRYVAIYNPLLYAVHMSPRVYVPLITASYVAGVLHGTLHTVATFSLSFCASSEIRHVFCDMPALLAISCSDTYINHLLLFYFVGSIEIVTILIVLISYFFILLASLRMRSAEGRRKVFSTCGAHLTGVSIYHGTILFSYMRPSSSYDSNHDMIVSIFYTIVIPMLNPIIYSLRNKDVKEATKKLFEKLWFINKAHF